In one Agathobacter rectalis ATCC 33656 genomic region, the following are encoded:
- the ylxM gene encoding YlxM family DNA-binding protein, translating into MEEKLEQAYLYDFYGELLNEHQRQVYEDFVFNDLSLGEIASEEGISRQGVADLIKRCNKKLLDYEAKLHLVEKFMSIKSDIRRIHELTNDFKKSHNELLMNEIEAISNQILEEL; encoded by the coding sequence ATGGAAGAAAAACTTGAACAGGCATATTTATATGATTTCTACGGTGAGCTTTTGAATGAGCATCAGCGTCAGGTATATGAGGATTTTGTCTTCAATGATTTGTCACTCGGTGAGATTGCATCCGAGGAGGGGATTTCCCGTCAGGGTGTTGCCGATCTGATTAAGAGATGCAATAAGAAGCTGCTTGACTATGAGGCAAAGTTGCATCTTGTTGAAAAGTTCATGTCCATAAAGAGTGACATACGAAGGATTCATGAGCTGACAAATGATTTTAAGAAATCACATAATGAGCTATTAATGAATGAAATCGAAGCTATTTCGAATCAGATACTAGAGGAGCTGTAA
- the ylqF gene encoding ribosome biogenesis GTPase YlqF, which produces MNFQWYPGHMTKAKRQMQEDIKLIDLVIELVDARIPLSSRNPDIDELGKNKYRLILMNKADLADKERTREWSAFFKEKGFFVVSLDARSKSGMKSITDIVMEACKEKIERDRKRGIKNRPVRAMVVGIPNVGKSTFINSYAGKACAKTGNKPGVTKGKQWIRLNKSVELLDTPGILWPKFEDQTVGLRLALIGSIKDEILNVDELAVELVKFLKAEYPGLLAQRYEVSEENDIIELIRAVAVNRKCLSKGGEPDYSKAAALIIDDFRSGKLGHITLERPEI; this is translated from the coding sequence ATGAATTTTCAGTGGTACCCTGGGCATATGACCAAGGCAAAGCGTCAGATGCAGGAGGACATTAAATTAATAGATCTGGTTATAGAGCTTGTGGATGCAAGAATTCCACTATCCAGCCGTAATCCGGACATTGATGAGCTTGGAAAAAACAAATACAGGCTTATTCTGATGAACAAGGCGGATCTGGCCGACAAGGAGCGTACCAGGGAGTGGAGTGCATTTTTCAAGGAAAAGGGCTTTTTTGTAGTCAGTCTTGATGCTAGAAGCAAGTCAGGCATGAAGAGCATCACAGATATCGTGATGGAGGCCTGCAAGGAAAAGATTGAAAGAGACCGAAAGCGTGGTATCAAAAACAGACCGGTAAGAGCTATGGTGGTTGGTATTCCAAACGTCGGAAAGTCCACATTTATCAACTCATACGCCGGAAAAGCCTGTGCCAAGACAGGAAACAAGCCGGGCGTGACAAAGGGCAAGCAGTGGATCAGGCTCAATAAAAGTGTTGAGCTGCTCGATACCCCGGGCATACTGTGGCCGAAATTTGAGGATCAGACAGTGGGACTTAGACTTGCGCTCATCGGTTCGATAAAGGATGAGATTTTAAATGTTGATGAGCTTGCCGTGGAACTTGTAAAGTTCCTAAAAGCAGAGTATCCGGGGCTTTTGGCACAAAGATACGAGGTGAGCGAGGAAAATGATATCATAGAGCTTATAAGAGCTGTCGCTGTCAACAGAAAATGCCTTTCAAAGGGAGGGGAGCCTGATTACAGCAAGGCGGCTGCACTCATCATAGATGATTTCAGAAGTGGTAAATTAGGTCATATCACTTTGGAGAGACCGGAGATATAG
- a CDS encoding ATP-dependent DNA helicase: MFSVLKMFGVRLKILPEHKTGNIIRNMQGEYMTEAGNNYSEKKTQLHISVRNLVEFIFREGDIDNRSSRAMSADAMMEGTRIHRKIQGSMGKEYQAEVPLSLVVEGDLYELTVEGRADGIFTEDGKCFVDEIKGMYRKVELFEKPVFVHRAQAMCYAYIFALQNNMETIGIQMTYCNLETEQTKYFREEFSFEEIKKWFDDLMEEYGKWATFQCEMKNQRQASIKELDFPYEYRPGQKKLVSDVYRTIMRQKLLFMQAPTGVGKTISTIFPAVKAVGEELADRIFYLTAKTITATVAKETFALLEKNGYRAKTIQITAKEKLCPCDEMECNPVTCPYAKGHFDRVNDAVFDLLHRCEMIERDDILSQADRYTVCPFELCLDTASWCDNVICDYNYVFDPNVYLKRFFQEGIKGDYIFLIDEAHNMVERSRQMYSAQIYKEDFLTVKRIMKEHSRSIEKALEKCNKILLGMKRECENYTVYDTFGNMVFSFMRLMTLLDEFLQKANEFPGKKDVMDFYFELRNFLNIYDLVDEHYVMYSELEADGRFMLKLFCVDPSLNIQKRLDKGKSAVFFSATFLPVNYYKSLLSTKKDNYAIYADSTFDSKKRLLAMATDVSTRYTRRSRSEYERIAGYINAVVTQKTGNYMVFFPSYKMMNDVADIYCEKYADETELMLQKNNMSEAEREEFLDRFSEESDRTLVAFGIMGGIFGEGIDLKNDRLIGAIVVGTGLPQISNERTILKDYYDAENGCGFDYAFRYPGINKVLQAAGRVIRTTEDTGVILLLDERFWQREYDLLYPREWSDRKPCNIANVGKLVADFWEQI; encoded by the coding sequence ATGTTCAGTGTATTAAAAATGTTTGGAGTTAGACTGAAAATATTGCCGGAACACAAAACCGGTAACATAATCCGGAATATGCAGGGAGAGTACATGACAGAAGCTGGAAATAACTATAGTGAAAAGAAAACACAATTACATATTTCGGTCAGAAACCTTGTGGAATTTATTTTCAGGGAGGGTGACATAGACAACCGGTCATCCAGAGCTATGAGTGCTGATGCCATGATGGAGGGAACACGCATTCACAGGAAAATCCAGGGCAGCATGGGGAAGGAGTATCAGGCGGAGGTGCCGCTTTCACTTGTTGTTGAAGGTGATTTGTATGAGCTGACTGTCGAGGGCAGGGCAGATGGCATCTTTACGGAGGATGGCAAGTGTTTTGTCGATGAGATTAAGGGAATGTACAGAAAGGTTGAGCTGTTTGAAAAGCCGGTTTTTGTGCACCGTGCGCAGGCTATGTGCTATGCATATATTTTTGCTCTGCAAAATAATATGGAAACGATAGGCATTCAGATGACCTACTGCAATCTGGAAACGGAGCAGACTAAGTATTTTCGCGAGGAGTTCTCATTTGAAGAGATAAAAAAATGGTTTGATGACCTGATGGAAGAGTATGGCAAATGGGCAACGTTTCAGTGTGAAATGAAAAATCAAAGACAGGCTTCAATCAAAGAACTCGATTTTCCATATGAGTACAGACCGGGGCAGAAAAAGCTTGTTTCGGATGTCTACAGGACAATTATGCGTCAGAAGCTTCTTTTTATGCAGGCTCCGACCGGTGTGGGAAAGACTATCTCTACTATTTTCCCGGCAGTGAAGGCGGTTGGTGAGGAGCTGGCAGACAGAATCTTTTACCTGACAGCGAAGACCATCACCGCAACAGTTGCAAAGGAAACGTTTGCGCTGCTTGAAAAAAATGGTTACAGGGCAAAAACTATTCAGATAACGGCCAAGGAAAAGCTATGTCCGTGTGATGAGATGGAATGCAATCCGGTAACCTGTCCGTATGCAAAGGGGCATTTTGACAGAGTAAATGATGCGGTTTTTGACCTGCTTCACAGATGTGAAATGATTGAGAGGGATGATATTTTATCACAGGCGGATAGGTATACCGTTTGTCCGTTTGAGCTTTGTCTTGATACGGCTAGCTGGTGTGATAATGTCATCTGCGATTACAACTATGTGTTTGACCCGAATGTTTATCTTAAGAGATTTTTTCAGGAGGGGATAAAGGGAGATTATATTTTTCTCATTGATGAGGCTCACAATATGGTCGAAAGAAGCAGGCAGATGTATAGCGCTCAGATTTATAAGGAGGATTTCCTTACTGTGAAGCGCATTATGAAGGAGCACAGCCGCTCTATTGAGAAAGCGCTTGAAAAGTGCAATAAGATACTGCTTGGGATGAAGCGGGAGTGTGAGAATTACACGGTATATGATACATTTGGCAATATGGTATTTTCCTTTATGAGGCTTATGACACTTCTGGATGAGTTTTTGCAGAAGGCTAATGAGTTTCCGGGGAAAAAGGATGTTATGGATTTTTATTTTGAGCTTCGCAATTTCCTGAACATTTATGATCTGGTGGATGAGCACTACGTGATGTATTCCGAGCTTGAGGCTGATGGCAGGTTCATGCTAAAGCTTTTTTGCGTGGACCCGTCGCTTAATATACAAAAGAGGCTGGATAAGGGCAAGTCAGCTGTGTTTTTTTCGGCGACATTTTTGCCTGTAAACTATTACAAGAGCCTGCTAAGCACAAAAAAAGACAACTATGCCATATATGCTGACAGTACGTTTGACAGCAAAAAGAGGCTGCTTGCGATGGCAACCGATGTGAGCACGAGGTACACGAGGCGCTCAAGGAGTGAGTATGAGCGGATTGCAGGATATATTAATGCTGTTGTCACGCAAAAGACTGGAAATTATATGGTTTTCTTTCCGTCATATAAGATGATGAATGATGTGGCAGATATTTACTGTGAAAAATATGCAGACGAAACAGAGCTTATGCTGCAGAAAAATAATATGTCAGAGGCTGAGAGGGAGGAATTTCTGGACAGGTTTAGTGAGGAATCGGACAGAACACTTGTGGCATTTGGTATCATGGGAGGCATATTCGGTGAGGGCATTGATTTGAAAAACGACAGACTGATAGGTGCTATTGTTGTCGGAACGGGGCTTCCGCAGATCAGCAATGAGAGAACTATATTAAAGGATTATTACGATGCCGAAAACGGCTGTGGCTTTGACTATGCTTTCAGGTATCCGGGCATAAATAAAGTCCTCCAGGCGGCCGGAAGAGTAATCAGGACGACGGAGGACACAGGTGTCATTTTGCTATTAGATGAGAGATTCTGGCAGAGAGAATATGATTTGCTCTATCCACGCGAGTGGAGTGACAGAAAGCCATGCAATATAGCAAATGTCGGAAAACTAGTTGCCGACTTCTGGGAGCAGATTTAA
- the rimM gene encoding ribosome maturation factor RimM (Essential for efficient processing of 16S rRNA) has product MEDLLQVGVITSTHGIRGEVKVFPTTDDAARFKKLKNVILDNGKERRDLEITSVKFFKNQVILKFKGIDDINDVEKYKKAPLFVTRENAVPLEENEYFIADLIGLSVTSDEGEELGVIDDVLQTGANDVYVVKKAGANDLLIPAIKDCILDVDVENGTMKVHLLAGLR; this is encoded by the coding sequence ATGGAAGATTTACTACAGGTAGGTGTAATTACGAGCACACACGGCATTCGCGGTGAGGTAAAGGTGTTCCCAACCACTGACGATGCTGCCCGTTTTAAAAAGCTTAAAAATGTCATTCTGGATAATGGCAAAGAGCGCAGGGATTTGGAAATAACTTCTGTCAAATTTTTCAAGAACCAGGTTATCTTGAAATTTAAGGGCATAGATGACATAAATGATGTAGAAAAATATAAAAAGGCACCTCTTTTTGTGACAAGGGAAAATGCGGTGCCACTTGAGGAAAATGAGTACTTTATAGCTGATCTTATCGGGCTTTCCGTCACATCAGACGAAGGAGAGGAGCTTGGAGTTATAGATGATGTGCTCCAGACCGGTGCCAACGATGTGTATGTTGTTAAGAAAGCCGGTGCAAATGATCTGCTGATTCCGGCAATAAAGGATTGTATACTGGACGTTGATGTGGAAAATGGCACGATGAAGGTGCATCTGCTGGCAGGTTTGAGATAG
- a CDS encoding KH domain-containing protein: MKELVEVIAKSLVDYPDEVNVTETENEKAIVLELRVAQSDMGKVIGKQGRIAKAIRSVVKAAASKEDKKVIVEIVQ, translated from the coding sequence ATGAAAGAATTAGTTGAAGTAATTGCAAAATCTTTAGTTGATTATCCGGATGAGGTTAATGTAACTGAGACCGAAAACGAGAAAGCAATTGTTTTGGAATTACGTGTTGCACAGTCTGACATGGGCAAAGTGATCGGCAAGCAGGGACGTATTGCTAAGGCTATTCGTTCAGTTGTTAAGGCCGCAGCCTCTAAAGAAGACAAAAAGGTTATTGTTGAGATAGTACAGTAA
- the ffh gene encoding signal recognition particle protein produces the protein MAFDSLSEKLQNVFKNLRSKGKLTEDDVKAALKEVKMALLEADVNFKVVKQFTKSVQERAIGQDVMNGLNPGQMVIKIVNEEMIKLMGSETTEIAFRPGKELTVIMMVGLQGAGKTTTTAKIAGKLKSKGKKSLLVACDVYRPAAIEQLKINGEKQGVEVFSMGDKNKPADIAKAAVEHAKKNDFNVVIIDTAGRLHIDEDMMAELIEIKEATDVFQTILVVDAMTGQDAVNVAGTFDEKIGIDGVVITKLDGDTRGGAALSIRAVTGKPILYAGMGEKLSDLEQFYPERMASRILGMGDVLSMIEKAQENIDEEQAKKLEQKMRKNEFDFEMYLDSMSQMKKMGGLSSVMGMMPGMGIGGGKMPDIDTDEAEKGMARTEAIIYSMTPEERRNPKLLNPSRKARIARGAGVDVSEVNRLVKQFEQTKKFMKQMPGMMGGKKGRRGGGGLGGLFKGLPF, from the coding sequence ATGGCATTTGACAGTTTATCAGAAAAACTGCAGAACGTTTTTAAGAATCTCCGCAGCAAGGGAAAGCTTACTGAGGATGATGTAAAGGCTGCTCTTAAAGAGGTTAAGATGGCACTCCTTGAGGCCGATGTTAACTTCAAGGTTGTTAAGCAGTTCACAAAGAGTGTTCAGGAGAGAGCAATCGGACAGGATGTCATGAATGGTCTCAATCCCGGCCAGATGGTCATCAAAATCGTAAACGAAGAGATGATTAAGCTTATGGGCTCTGAGACAACAGAGATTGCTTTCAGGCCGGGCAAGGAGCTTACCGTTATCATGATGGTAGGTCTTCAGGGAGCCGGTAAGACAACCACCACAGCAAAAATTGCCGGAAAGCTTAAGAGCAAGGGCAAGAAATCACTGCTTGTAGCCTGTGATGTATATCGTCCGGCTGCGATTGAGCAGTTAAAGATAAATGGTGAGAAGCAGGGCGTTGAGGTTTTCTCAATGGGTGACAAAAACAAGCCTGCCGACATCGCAAAGGCTGCTGTGGAGCACGCTAAGAAAAACGATTTCAATGTTGTTATCATCGATACTGCCGGACGTCTTCATATTGATGAGGATATGATGGCAGAGCTTATTGAGATAAAAGAAGCTACTGATGTTTTCCAGACCATCCTCGTGGTAGATGCCATGACAGGTCAGGATGCGGTAAATGTAGCAGGTACCTTTGATGAAAAGATAGGAATTGACGGAGTTGTCATCACAAAGCTTGATGGTGACACCAGAGGTGGAGCGGCACTTTCAATCAGAGCCGTTACAGGAAAGCCGATACTATACGCAGGTATGGGCGAGAAGCTTTCAGACCTTGAGCAGTTCTATCCGGAGCGTATGGCTTCAAGAATCCTCGGCATGGGCGATGTGCTTTCCATGATTGAGAAGGCGCAGGAGAACATTGATGAGGAACAGGCCAAGAAGCTTGAGCAGAAGATGCGCAAAAATGAGTTTGATTTTGAGATGTACCTTGATTCGATGAGTCAGATGAAGAAGATGGGCGGTCTTTCAAGCGTGATGGGCATGATGCCGGGCATGGGTATCGGTGGAGGCAAGATGCCGGATATTGATACAGATGAAGCTGAAAAGGGCATGGCCCGCACAGAGGCAATCATCTATTCCATGACACCTGAGGAAAGACGAAATCCAAAGCTTCTTAATCCAAGCCGCAAGGCTCGTATTGCAAGAGGAGCAGGCGTGGATGTATCAGAGGTCAACAGACTTGTAAAGCAGTTTGAGCAGACAAAGAAGTTCATGAAGCAGATGCCCGGTATGATGGGCGGCAAGAAGGGACGCCGTGGAGGCGGTGGTCTTGGAGGCTTATTCAAAGGACTTCCGTTTTAA
- a CDS encoding ribonuclease HII — MSAEKIGDIKEQLKSITDSQLAQFIEAYGSDERGGVIKLVDSAKKRLDKYEKELIRTEGLKKYEREYASYAHICGIDEVGRGPLAGPVVACAVILPKDCDILYINDSKKLTAAKRDELYDVIMEKAVSVGIGMASHERIDEINILQATYEAMRQAIGKLDPAPDLTLNDAVTIPGVDIKQVPIIKGDAKSISIGAASIVAKVTRDRMMVEYDNIYPGYGFASNKGYGSAEHIKALKKIGPSPIHRASFIHNFI; from the coding sequence ATGTCAGCAGAAAAAATAGGCGATATTAAGGAACAACTGAAAAGTATCACAGATTCACAGCTTGCACAGTTCATTGAGGCATACGGCTCAGATGAAAGGGGCGGAGTGATTAAGCTTGTAGACAGTGCAAAAAAGCGTCTGGACAAGTATGAGAAGGAGCTTATCCGCACAGAAGGTCTCAAGAAATATGAGCGTGAGTACGCATCATATGCTCATATTTGCGGCATAGATGAGGTGGGACGCGGACCGCTTGCAGGTCCGGTTGTGGCATGTGCGGTTATTCTGCCAAAGGACTGTGATATTTTATATATCAATGATTCAAAGAAGCTTACGGCTGCAAAGCGCGATGAGCTTTACGATGTCATAATGGAAAAGGCGGTTTCTGTAGGAATAGGTATGGCATCGCACGAGCGGATAGATGAGATAAATATATTGCAGGCTACATATGAGGCGATGAGACAGGCAATCGGAAAGCTTGATCCGGCACCGGATTTGACACTTAACGATGCAGTCACCATCCCGGGGGTGGATATAAAGCAGGTCCCGATTATAAAGGGAGATGCCAAAAGCATATCAATAGGGGCAGCCAGCATTGTGGCTAAGGTCACAAGGGATCGGATGATGGTTGAGTATGATAACATATATCCCGGCTATGGATTTGCATCAAACAAGGGCTATGGCTCGGCAGAGCATATCAAGGCACTAAAGAAGATAGGACCATCACCGATACACAGGGCATCGTTTATACACAATTTTATCTAA
- the rplS gene encoding 50S ribosomal protein L19 — protein sequence MNASEIIKSIENEQLKAEVPEFSVGDTVKVYGKIKEGNRERIQVFEGTVIKKQNGSNRTTFTVRKLSNGVGVEKTWPLHSPNVEKVEIVRKGKVRRAKLYYLRDRIGKAAKVKELVK from the coding sequence ATGAACGCAAGTGAAATTATTAAGAGCATCGAGAACGAGCAGTTAAAGGCCGAGGTACCTGAGTTTTCTGTAGGAGATACTGTAAAGGTATACGGAAAAATCAAAGAGGGTAACCGTGAGCGTATCCAGGTATTCGAGGGAACAGTAATCAAAAAGCAGAACGGATCAAACCGTACAACATTCACAGTTAGAAAGCTTTCTAACGGTGTAGGTGTTGAGAAGACATGGCCACTCCACTCACCAAACGTAGAGAAGGTTGAGATTGTACGTAAAGGTAAAGTACGTCGTGCTAAGCTTTACTACTTAAGAGACCGTATCGGAAAAGCTGCTAAGGTTAAAGAGCTTGTAAAATAA
- the ilvA gene encoding threonine ammonia-lyase: protein MLTLDKFEEASEKVKEVTLETKLIYSDFLSDQTGNKVYLKPENMQFTGAYKVRGAYYKISTLTDEERAKGLITASAGNHAQGVAYAAKCYGCKAVIVMPTTTPLIKVNRTKSYGAEVVLYGDVYDEACAKAYELAEKEGYTFIHPFDDLAVATGQGTIAMEIFKELPLVEYILVPIGGGGLATGVSTLAKLLNPKIKVIGVEPAGANCMQESFKNGKVTTLPSVNTIADGTAVKTPGSNIFPYIKKNLDDIITVEDDELIVAFLDMVENHKMIVENSGLLTVAALKHLGVKDKRVVSILSGGNMDVITMSSVVQQGLIFRDRIFTVSVLLPDKPGELAKVSQTLADVQGNVIKLEHNQFVTTNRSAAVELRITLECFGTEHKEQIIAALEKKGYKPRIVRTMI from the coding sequence ATGCTGACATTAGATAAATTTGAAGAAGCAAGTGAGAAGGTCAAGGAGGTCACCCTTGAGACAAAGCTCATTTACAGTGACTTTTTAAGTGACCAGACAGGCAATAAGGTATATCTGAAGCCTGAAAATATGCAGTTTACCGGAGCTTACAAGGTCAGAGGTGCGTACTACAAGATAAGCACACTCACCGATGAGGAGAGGGCAAAGGGACTCATCACAGCATCTGCAGGAAACCATGCGCAGGGTGTTGCGTATGCTGCAAAGTGCTATGGCTGCAAGGCTGTCATCGTAATGCCTACCACCACACCTCTTATCAAGGTAAACCGTACAAAGAGCTACGGCGCTGAGGTAGTGCTTTATGGAGATGTGTATGATGAGGCATGTGCCAAGGCATATGAGCTTGCAGAGAAAGAGGGCTACACATTTATCCATCCGTTTGATGATTTAGCTGTCGCAACAGGACAGGGAACTATTGCTATGGAGATATTTAAGGAGCTTCCTCTTGTTGAGTACATCCTCGTTCCAATCGGCGGCGGCGGGCTGGCAACAGGTGTATCCACACTTGCAAAGCTCTTAAACCCAAAGATTAAGGTTATCGGAGTGGAGCCGGCCGGTGCCAATTGTATGCAGGAGTCATTTAAGAACGGCAAGGTGACCACTTTACCAAGTGTAAATACTATTGCAGACGGAACAGCGGTAAAGACACCGGGCTCAAATATTTTCCCATACATAAAGAAAAATCTTGATGATATTATCACAGTGGAGGATGACGAGCTTATCGTGGCCTTCCTTGACATGGTTGAGAATCACAAGATGATAGTCGAAAACTCAGGTCTTCTGACTGTAGCTGCGCTTAAGCATCTCGGAGTAAAGGACAAGAGAGTGGTTTCTATCCTAAGTGGCGGCAACATGGATGTTATTACCATGTCATCAGTTGTACAGCAGGGGCTTATTTTCAGAGACAGAATCTTTACTGTTTCAGTGCTTCTGCCGGATAAGCCGGGCGAGCTTGCCAAGGTTTCACAGACTCTTGCCGATGTACAGGGCAATGTAATCAAGCTGGAGCATAACCAGTTTGTCACTACAAACAGAAGTGCGGCTGTCGAGCTTCGCATCACGCTTGAGTGTTTTGGTACAGAGCACAAGGAGCAGATTATTGCTGCGCTCGAGAAGAAGGGCTATAAGCCAAGAATTGTACGCACTATGATATAA
- the lepB gene encoding signal peptidase I, whose protein sequence is MSRRRAGLSFRRQRRKFNLPLFKEIVSWVVELIVVIGLAYVLVSFFGIRTNVVGQAMEQTLENDDNILVNRFAYIMSKPKAGDVIVFLPNGNNKSHYYVRRVVAVPGDTVQIKDGALYVNDELYKESTDVASMEDAGLASDPIELEKDEYFVLGDNRNNSEDSRYANIGNVKRDYIIGKAWFRFSGLGSFGTIK, encoded by the coding sequence ATGTCCAGAAGACGAGCAGGACTTAGCTTTAGAAGGCAAAGAAGAAAATTTAATCTGCCATTGTTCAAGGAAATTGTTTCGTGGGTAGTGGAGCTGATTGTAGTGATAGGCCTGGCATATGTGCTGGTGTCATTTTTCGGTATACGTACAAATGTGGTGGGCCAGGCTATGGAGCAGACATTGGAGAACGATGATAATATTCTTGTGAACAGGTTTGCATATATCATGTCAAAGCCAAAGGCAGGAGACGTGATAGTATTTCTGCCAAACGGAAATAATAAGTCTCATTATTATGTCAGGAGAGTGGTAGCGGTGCCGGGAGATACTGTTCAGATAAAAGACGGCGCACTGTACGTGAATGATGAGCTGTACAAGGAATCAACAGACGTTGCCTCAATGGAGGATGCAGGGCTTGCCTCAGATCCTATAGAGCTTGAAAAGGACGAGTATTTTGTACTTGGAGACAATCGAAACAACAGTGAGGACAGCCGCTATGCCAATATTGGCAATGTAAAGAGAGACTATATTATCGGCAAGGCATGGTTTAGATTTTCAGGCCTTGGAAGCTTTGGAACAATCAAGTAG
- a CDS encoding LysR family transcriptional regulator has product MTLQQLRQVLTIAESNSMNEAAKKLFVSQPNLSATVREVEEELGITVFMRNNRGITVTAEGEEFLGYAKQVVEQYHLLENRYLNVESKKKFSVSMQHYSFAVKAFVQLAKEVGMDEYEFAVHETKTKEVIDNVKNLKSEIGVLYLSDFNEKVLRKLFKECDIEFKELFTCNTYVYLWKKHPLAGQKEITLDDLQEYPCLTFEQGVNNSFYYAEEMMSTYEYKRVIKADDRATMLNLMVGLNGFTLCSGIISEDLNGDDYAAIPLKESEKMHIGYIKHKGTKLSKLGEIYIDALKNYENKVL; this is encoded by the coding sequence ATGACACTTCAACAACTCAGACAGGTACTTACAATTGCAGAATCCAATTCCATGAATGAGGCGGCAAAGAAGCTTTTTGTTTCACAGCCAAATCTGTCCGCCACAGTACGAGAGGTGGAGGAGGAGCTTGGAATCACGGTATTCATGAGAAATAACCGTGGAATTACAGTCACAGCGGAGGGCGAGGAGTTTTTAGGATACGCCAAACAGGTTGTGGAGCAGTATCATCTGCTTGAGAACCGGTATCTGAATGTGGAGTCCAAAAAGAAATTCTCGGTTTCCATGCAGCACTATTCATTTGCAGTAAAGGCCTTTGTACAGCTTGCTAAAGAGGTGGGCATGGATGAGTACGAGTTTGCTGTCCACGAGACAAAGACGAAAGAGGTAATAGACAACGTAAAGAACTTAAAGAGTGAGATTGGAGTTCTTTATTTAAGTGATTTCAATGAAAAGGTTTTAAGAAAGCTTTTTAAGGAATGTGACATCGAGTTTAAAGAGCTCTTTACATGCAATACATATGTGTATCTCTGGAAAAAACATCCGCTTGCCGGCCAAAAAGAGATTACACTTGATGATTTGCAGGAGTACCCATGTCTGACCTTTGAACAGGGTGTGAACAATTCCTTTTATTATGCTGAGGAGATGATGAGCACATATGAGTACAAGCGTGTCATAAAGGCTGATGACAGAGCCACAATGCTCAATCTCATGGTGGGGCTCAACGGATTTACACTGTGCTCAGGTATTATTTCTGAGGATTTAAACGGTGATGACTATGCGGCAATTCCACTTAAGGAAAGTGAAAAAATGCATATAGGCTATATCAAGCACAAGGGCACGAAGCTTAGCAAGCTCGGTGAAATATATATAGATGCGTTAAAGAATTACGAGAATAAAGTTTTATAA
- a CDS encoding phosphocarrier protein HPr, with product MYNKETVIRLNTLDDVQEFVGAASKCDFDIDLKYRQILIDAKSLLGVIGIGTNNDFKVCYMGDDQAFDNVVDKFTVA from the coding sequence ATGTACAATAAGGAAACAGTAATCAGACTTAACACATTGGATGATGTTCAGGAATTTGTTGGGGCTGCTTCTAAGTGCGATTTTGACATTGATCTCAAATATAGACAGATTCTTATTGATGCGAAATCACTTCTTGGAGTGATTGGAATTGGTACAAACAATGACTTTAAGGTCTGCTATATGGGCGATGACCAGGCATTTGATAATGTGGTTGATAAATTCACTGTAGCGTAA
- the rpsP gene encoding 30S ribosomal protein S16 yields MAVKIRLRRMGQKKAPFYRIVVADSRSPRDGRCIEEIGTYDPTKDPSEYHVNEELAKKWLSNGAQPTETVARIFKSAGIEK; encoded by the coding sequence ATGGCAGTAAAGATCAGATTAAGAAGAATGGGACAGAAGAAAGCTCCTTTCTATAGAATCGTAGTTGCAGACTCTAGATCACCAAGAGATGGAAGATGCATCGAGGAGATCGGAACATACGATCCAACTAAGGATCCTAGCGAGTATCATGTAAATGAGGAATTAGCTAAGAAATGGTTATCAAACGGCGCACAGCCAACTGAGACAGTAGCTAGAATCTTCAAGAGTGCTGGTATCGAGAAATAG